TGGACCCCGCCAATCTCACAGCCACTCAGCTCCGGCGTCTGTCCCACCTCATGGATAGCTACTTTGGCACTCCTGTTCAGCCTAGGGTCCGACTTCCTGATTGGCCCAGTTGGGTACTCATCACCCAAACACGCCCGGACCCGCAGAAAGGGGTATTTGCAAATCTGGCCAGCATCCATGCACGGTTGCAGAGTTGGGCAGGGGCGGAGCGTCAGCAGGCACGGCAGCAGTGGGAGCAGGTCCGGCATGTCTGGCAGGACCTGCGTCTGGATGATCAAATCTTGGCCCGCGGTTCCGTTTTGTACCGCCGCTGGTGCCTCGTGTGTCATGGTCCCACGGGAGCAGGGGATGGCCGGCAGGCCGTCGCGCAAGCAGCTCCGCCACGGGATTACCGCCAGGGCATCTTCAAATTCATCACCGCCTCTCCGCCCCCGGACTTGCCCCGTGTCGGCCGAGGAGCGGCGGGCAAACCCCTCCGCAGCGACCTGGTCCGCATCCTCCGCCGCGGTGTCGACGGCTCCATGATGCCCGCCTTCCCGCATCTTCGAGACGATGAAATTGATGATCTCGTCAGCTATGTCATCCACTTGAGCATTCGCGGGGAAACAGAGTTTGCTACGATGGCCAAAGCCATGCAACCGACGGAGGAAGACCCGGATTTTGAAGGGCCGGAACTCGATGCCCTCTTCGTCAAGAACCTGGCGGATGTTCTGTATAACTGGGGCGTCGCCGCTCAATACCCGATACCCATCCCACCGCACCATATCCGGAACGAAGACGACCGGCTTCTCTCCGCCCTGCGGGGATACAAGCTGTACAACTCCGCCGAATATGGCTGCGCTTCCTGCCACGTCAAGTATGGCAGCGAACCGCAACTCAAATGGGACCTCTGGGGCGGCGTCGTACAACCCCGCAATCTGCTGCTCGGTGTTTACCGGGGCGGGCGGCAAGGCCACGACCTCTACGCGCGCATCTACGGAGGCATCTATCCCAGCGGCATGACTTCCTTCCGCAACACTCTAACCACGGGGCCTTCCTATCCCGACCGGCCCGATAAAATCTGGAACATCGTCCACTTCCTCCAAGCCCTTGCGGACCCCTACGACCGCGATCGGCTGCAAGACCCCCAACTCCTGGAACGGTTCAAAAGACAACTCCGCCAACAAGGCGACTTTTTCCTGGATGATCTGGCCCGCGTCACCATCGAACGCTGAAAACGAGATGCTCGCCGCCGAAGCCTGCAAACGATCTTTCCTCCTTCGATTCCTCCGGCTCACCAGCCCGCCGCTCTGAGCTTTGGGTTTTCCCGCATCGGCCCTCCGCCTGCCTGGCATCCCCCAGATGTTCAGACCTCCTCTTGCGAAGGTCTGGCCACAACGTGAAATGACGGCGGTTGCTTCCCTTTTACTACCATCCAAGCTGTTGCTTCCCCATGCTACCATCTAAGATGAGGGAAAGAGCTAGGATGTGGAAGAAGCAGGATACTTCTGCAACCGCGGTTGATTGTGGAGATAACTTTGTGATGCGACCGAGCAACAGGGGGAGAGGCAGCGGCCTTGGCGCGCTGGTCCTCATCGCCATGATGGGTTGCAATCCTGGTGCGGCACCCCCCCCGGCGTCTACGACTCCCGCGGGGAATTCCGGTACTTCGGCTCTGCCAGCGGGACCTCCGATTTTTGAGGATGCCACCGCCACGACCGGCATCGCTTTCACCTACCGCAACGGCGAAGAAGCCAACCACTATGCTATCATCGAATCGCTCGGCGGGGGGGTCGCCCTGCTCGACTACGACCAGGACGGACTGCTCGACATCTTCCTAACCGGTGGGGGATATTACGTCGGGACCAAGGTCCTTGGACATCCTTGCAAGCTGTATCGCAATCTCGGCCAATTCCGCTTTCAGGATGTGACCGCTCAAGTCGGCCTCGACGTCATCTCCTTCCCTTACAGCCACGGTGCCGCCGCCTTCGACTACGACCGCGATGGCTGGCCGGACCTGCTCATCACCGGATACAATCGCCTGGTGCTCCTGAAGAATGTAGCCGATGAAAAGAATGGCCGCCGGTTCATCGATGTCAC
This Thermogemmata fonticola DNA region includes the following protein-coding sequences:
- a CDS encoding c-type cytochrome, whose translation is MARDFSWLKHAGVVLVIGLTAGCSSSTDSLSIGEPRSAGNEAVEHYPLRTDWLVVGKTGLDGAPKRWPTPGFSPLKSAQFPQLTPDRDLAEDIRAQLGRNVLDPANLTATQLRRLSHLMDSYFGTPVQPRVRLPDWPSWVLITQTRPDPQKGVFANLASIHARLQSWAGAERQQARQQWEQVRHVWQDLRLDDQILARGSVLYRRWCLVCHGPTGAGDGRQAVAQAAPPRDYRQGIFKFITASPPPDLPRVGRGAAGKPLRSDLVRILRRGVDGSMMPAFPHLRDDEIDDLVSYVIHLSIRGETEFATMAKAMQPTEEDPDFEGPELDALFVKNLADVLYNWGVAAQYPIPIPPHHIRNEDDRLLSALRGYKLYNSAEYGCASCHVKYGSEPQLKWDLWGGVVQPRNLLLGVYRGGRQGHDLYARIYGGIYPSGMTSFRNTLTTGPSYPDRPDKIWNIVHFLQALADPYDRDRLQDPQLLERFKRQLRQQGDFFLDDLARVTIER